Proteins from a genomic interval of Microbacterium phyllosphaerae:
- a CDS encoding SDR family NAD(P)-dependent oxidoreductase — translation MTSSSAGIPDLHGRTILVTGANAGIGYWCAEILSAHGARVLLGCRSSERAEVAASSIRAHVPGADLGILPVDLGSLASIRAAAASLGERLDAVICNAGVKAADRAARTADGLDLMVGTNFLGHFALLAQLGDVLADDARVVAVGSLAHRFAQIDPATLSQPWTGASLRQYGRSKAALMAFAFELNRRWRGTARSALCAHPGYAVDPLTPHRDGLADVSGPARAFASLTRPLVQGKDAGAAPIVHAAVAADATGGDYWGPGGLLEFRGAPKRVTASAQVRSVDVGAELWSVAEHMTGVRFTV, via the coding sequence ATGACGTCCTCCTCGGCGGGAATACCCGACCTGCACGGCCGCACGATCCTCGTCACCGGAGCGAACGCGGGCATCGGATACTGGTGCGCTGAGATCCTCTCCGCACACGGTGCGCGGGTGCTGCTCGGATGCCGGTCGTCCGAGCGCGCGGAGGTCGCCGCCTCGTCGATCCGTGCTCATGTGCCGGGGGCTGACCTCGGCATCCTCCCGGTCGATCTCGGGTCTCTCGCGAGCATCCGGGCCGCCGCCGCCTCGCTCGGCGAGCGTCTCGACGCCGTGATCTGCAATGCGGGGGTCAAGGCGGCGGATCGCGCCGCTCGCACCGCCGACGGGCTGGACCTGATGGTGGGCACGAACTTCCTCGGCCACTTCGCCCTGCTCGCGCAGCTCGGCGATGTGCTCGCCGACGATGCGCGGGTCGTGGCGGTCGGCTCACTCGCGCACCGCTTCGCGCAGATCGACCCCGCGACGCTCTCGCAGCCGTGGACCGGGGCCTCCCTGCGTCAGTACGGCCGGTCGAAGGCCGCGCTCATGGCGTTCGCCTTCGAACTCAACCGTCGGTGGCGGGGCACGGCGCGCTCGGCGTTGTGCGCGCACCCCGGCTACGCCGTGGATCCGCTCACCCCGCACCGCGACGGCCTCGCCGACGTCTCGGGCCCGGCGCGGGCGTTCGCCTCGCTCACCCGCCCGCTCGTGCAGGGGAAGGATGCCGGGGCCGCGCCGATCGTGCACGCGGCGGTCGCGGCGGATGCCACCGGCGGCGACTACTGGGGTCCCGGCGGTCTGCTCGAGTTCCGCGGAGCGCCGAAGCGGGTCACCGCGAGCGCGCAGGTGCGCTCGGTCGACGTGGGAGCCGAGCTGTGGTCGGTCGCCGAGCACATGACCGGCGTGCGCTTCACGGTCTGA
- a CDS encoding DUF6286 domain-containing protein: protein MSTPVLRRVIRRETHSPRTVAMFVAVILLILALAYIGLEIVLSLAAQPALLLGPAAAGGWLVGLPTAQPAGLVIAGSVVLALIGVVFVVLALTPGRLSKHTLDAGDRAVVVDNGVIASALAQHLSEETGLARDNITVGVGHRGVDVTVRPGAGIPIDKSAVQSAADAELQTYRLARSVRTRVRIERPTEQEDEL from the coding sequence ATGAGCACCCCGGTTCTTCGTCGCGTCATCCGACGCGAGACGCATTCGCCGCGCACCGTCGCGATGTTCGTGGCGGTCATCCTCCTCATCCTCGCCCTGGCCTACATCGGGCTCGAGATCGTGCTGAGCCTCGCCGCCCAGCCCGCGCTCCTGCTCGGTCCGGCCGCGGCCGGCGGATGGCTGGTCGGCCTTCCCACCGCGCAGCCCGCCGGGCTCGTGATCGCCGGCAGCGTCGTGCTCGCCCTCATCGGGGTCGTGTTCGTCGTTCTCGCCCTCACGCCGGGCCGCCTGTCGAAGCACACCCTCGACGCGGGAGACCGGGCGGTCGTCGTCGACAACGGCGTGATCGCGAGCGCTCTCGCCCAGCACCTCTCGGAGGAGACGGGCCTCGCCCGCGACAACATCACCGTCGGCGTGGGCCACCGCGGGGTCGACGTCACCGTGCGCCCCGGCGCCGGCATCCCGATCGACAAGAGCGCGGTGCAGTCCGCTGCCGACGCCGAGCTGCAGACGTACCGACTCGCCAGGAGCGTCCGTACCCGGGTGCGCATCGAGCGCCCCACCGAGCAGGAGGACGAGCTGTGA
- a CDS encoding DUF2273 domain-containing protein — MTPTTTGALIGALLALAALMFGFWGFLLMALFAGIGALIGRIASGKLDVRGLADAFTGRRTS; from the coding sequence ATGACCCCCACCACCACGGGCGCCCTGATCGGCGCCCTCCTCGCCCTCGCTGCGCTGATGTTCGGATTCTGGGGCTTCCTGCTCATGGCTCTGTTCGCCGGCATCGGGGCACTCATCGGTCGGATCGCCTCCGGCAAGCTCGACGTCCGCGGTCTCGCGGACGCCTTCACCGGGCGGCGTACCTCCTGA
- a CDS encoding Asp23/Gls24 family envelope stress response protein has product MATQDQNTPASPAEKELAQTSAAPKPAASTSRVDRSSSFSTSRIPADTDAAGKTVIADGVVAKVAGIAAREVAGVYALGGGGARAFGAIRDVINATDLAQGVKVEVGETQAAADLTIVVEYPAPIQEVANNVRAAVAGAISRLVGLEVVEVNVEVNDVHVPGDDSNENEESRVS; this is encoded by the coding sequence ATGGCAACTCAGGATCAGAACACTCCCGCCAGCCCCGCCGAGAAGGAACTGGCACAGACTTCCGCCGCGCCGAAGCCGGCCGCATCCACCTCGCGTGTGGACCGCTCCTCCAGCTTCTCGACGTCGCGGATCCCCGCAGACACGGATGCCGCGGGCAAGACGGTCATCGCCGACGGCGTGGTCGCCAAGGTCGCCGGTATCGCCGCCCGTGAGGTCGCCGGCGTGTACGCGCTCGGTGGTGGCGGAGCCCGCGCCTTCGGCGCAATCCGCGACGTGATCAACGCCACCGACCTCGCCCAGGGCGTCAAGGTCGAGGTCGGCGAGACCCAGGCCGCCGCAGACCTGACGATCGTCGTCGAGTACCCCGCCCCCATCCAGGAGGTCGCGAACAACGTCCGCGCCGCCGTCGCCGGAGCGATCAGCCGCCTGGTCGGCCTCGAGGTCGTCGAGGTCAACGTCGAGGTCAACGACGTGCACGTGCCCGGTGACGACAGCAACGAGAACGAGGAGTCGCGCGTCTCATGA
- a CDS encoding CsbD family protein, translated as MGLDDKIKNAAQDIAGKAKEAIGNATDNDKLVAEGKADQVKADAKKAGENVKDAFKK; from the coding sequence ATGGGACTCGACGACAAGATCAAGAACGCCGCTCAGGACATCGCCGGCAAGGCGAAGGAAGCGATCGGCAACGCGACCGACAACGACAAGCTCGTCGCCGAAGGCAAGGCCGACCAGGTCAAGGCCGACGCGAAGAAGGCCGGCGAGAACGTCAAGGACGCGTTCAAGAAGTAA